In Mycobacterium sp. JS623, one genomic interval encodes:
- a CDS encoding 5'-3' exonuclease translates to MARMSLVLLDGASMWFRSYFGVPSSIKAPDGRPVNALRGFLDAVATVITRERPTRLVVCRDDDWRPQWRVELIPSYKAHRVLEENPDGQPDIEEVPDELTPQVDMIMEMLDAFGIPTAGAPACEADDVLGTLACRERRDPVVVVSGDRDLLQLVCDEPVQVRVLYLGRGLAKATKWGPVEVAETYGVPVDRAGPAYAELALLRGDPSDGLPGVPGVGEKTAATLLAQHGSLEAILAAAHDPKSKMSKAYRTKLLAATDYIDAAGPVVRVATDADVNFSTPSDTLPLAAEHPRKVVKLAEQYGVTSSIGRLQKALDALPG, encoded by the coding sequence ATGGCCCGCATGTCATTAGTGCTGCTCGACGGCGCCAGCATGTGGTTTCGCTCGTATTTCGGTGTGCCCTCATCGATCAAGGCGCCTGACGGGCGACCCGTCAACGCGCTGCGCGGCTTTCTGGACGCGGTCGCGACGGTGATCACGCGCGAGCGGCCAACCCGCCTGGTGGTGTGCCGCGACGACGACTGGCGTCCACAGTGGCGCGTCGAGCTGATCCCGTCATACAAGGCGCACCGCGTGCTCGAGGAAAACCCCGATGGCCAGCCGGACATCGAAGAGGTGCCCGACGAGCTGACGCCGCAGGTGGACATGATCATGGAGATGCTCGACGCCTTCGGCATTCCAACGGCAGGAGCGCCGGCATGCGAGGCCGACGATGTGCTCGGCACGCTGGCCTGCCGGGAGCGTCGCGACCCAGTTGTCGTGGTCAGCGGCGACCGCGATCTGCTGCAACTGGTGTGCGACGAGCCAGTCCAGGTGCGGGTGCTCTACCTCGGTCGCGGGCTGGCGAAAGCGACAAAATGGGGGCCTGTGGAAGTCGCCGAAACCTATGGTGTGCCCGTCGACCGCGCCGGACCCGCATATGCCGAGTTGGCGTTGCTGCGCGGCGATCCGTCCGACGGGCTACCCGGAGTCCCCGGTGTCGGCGAGAAGACGGCGGCAACGCTGTTGGCCCAACATGGGTCACTCGAGGCAATCCTGGCTGCCGCGCACGACCCCAAATCGAAGATGTCCAAGGCGTATCGGACAAAGCTGCTGGCGGCCACCGACTACATCGACGCCGCGGGACCGGTGGTGCGGGTGGCCACCGATGCCGACGTCAACTTCTCGACGCCATCCGACACCCTGCCGCTGGCAGCCGAACACCCACGCAAAGTGGTGAAACTCGCTGAGCAGTACGGGGTTACGTCATCGATCGGCAGGTTGCAGAAGGCGCTCGACGCGTTGCCCGGGTGA
- a CDS encoding M24 family metallopeptidase → MSASRFSTDVYAQRLSAAASAAADAGLAGLVITPGYDLRYLVGARAQTFERLTALVLPASGDPMVVVPRLELASLKESAVTELGLAVCDWVDGDAPYRLVAEALGGAPAATAVTDSMPALHLLPLADVLGVVPVLATDVLRRLRMIKDDAEIDALRKAGAAIDRVHARVPEFLVPGRTEADVAADIAKAIVSEGHSEAAFIIVGSGPHGADPHHECSDRELRVGDVVVVDIGGPYEPGYNSDSTRTYSIGEPDPEVARRYAVLQRAQQAAVDAVRPGVTAEQVDAVARDVLAAEGLAEAFVHRTGHGIGLSVHEEPYIVAGNDLPLEPGMAFSVEPGIYFPGQWGARIEDIVVVTADGALSMNNRPHELVVVPAD, encoded by the coding sequence ATGAGCGCCAGTCGATTCAGCACTGATGTCTACGCCCAACGGCTTAGTGCCGCTGCGTCGGCCGCCGCCGATGCGGGTCTGGCCGGTCTGGTCATCACGCCCGGTTACGACCTGCGCTACTTGGTCGGCGCGCGGGCCCAGACCTTCGAGCGGCTGACCGCGCTGGTGTTGCCGGCCAGTGGTGACCCGATGGTCGTCGTGCCGCGGCTGGAACTGGCGTCGCTCAAAGAATCCGCGGTCACCGAACTCGGTCTGGCCGTGTGCGATTGGGTGGACGGCGACGCCCCATACCGACTGGTGGCCGAGGCGTTAGGCGGTGCGCCCGCCGCGACCGCCGTCACCGATTCCATGCCCGCGCTGCATCTTCTGCCGTTGGCCGACGTGCTTGGTGTGGTCCCGGTGCTGGCGACCGACGTGTTGCGCCGACTTAGGATGATCAAGGATGACGCCGAGATCGACGCGCTGCGCAAGGCCGGTGCCGCGATCGACCGGGTGCACGCCCGGGTGCCGGAGTTTCTGGTGCCAGGCAGAACCGAGGCCGACGTCGCCGCTGATATCGCCAAAGCCATTGTTTCTGAAGGACATTCGGAGGCGGCGTTCATCATCGTCGGCTCTGGCCCGCATGGCGCCGACCCGCACCACGAGTGCTCGGACCGCGAACTGCGGGTCGGCGACGTCGTTGTCGTGGACATCGGCGGTCCGTATGAGCCGGGCTACAACTCCGACTCCACGCGCACCTACAGCATCGGCGAGCCCGACCCAGAGGTCGCCCGCCGTTACGCCGTCCTGCAGCGCGCGCAGCAGGCGGCCGTCGATGCCGTGCGGCCAGGGGTGACCGCGGAACAGGTGGATGCCGTCGCCCGCGACGTGCTCGCAGCCGAGGGCTTGGCGGAAGCGTTCGTCCACCGCACCGGCCACGGTATCGGGCTGTCGGTGCACGAGGAGCCCTACATCGTCGCGGGCAACGACCTGCCGCTCGAGCCGGGCATGGCGTTCTCCGTGGAGCCCGGCATCTACTTTCCTGGCCAATGGGGGGCCCGCATCGAGGACATCGTCGTAGTCACCGCCGACGGGGCGCTATCGATGAACAACCGCCCGCACGAGTTGGTCGTGGTGCCCGCGGACTAA
- a CDS encoding VOC family protein → MAFVVDRIDHVVLNCSDVDTTTDWYVRVLGMRREVFGDNRIALVFGNQKINVRPTGAANWETGAVDTPGSLDLCFIADRTPDEIGEHLRGCGVTITAGPVPKTGALGPMISHYCRDPDGNLVEVASYSARD, encoded by the coding sequence ATGGCCTTTGTTGTTGATCGGATTGACCATGTCGTGCTCAACTGCAGCGACGTCGACACCACTACCGACTGGTACGTGCGCGTGCTCGGAATGCGACGAGAAGTCTTTGGCGACAACCGGATAGCCCTGGTCTTCGGAAACCAGAAGATCAATGTGCGCCCCACCGGTGCGGCGAACTGGGAGACCGGAGCCGTCGACACGCCCGGATCGCTGGACCTGTGCTTTATCGCCGACCGCACCCCGGATGAGATCGGCGAGCACCTGCGCGGGTGCGGCGTCACGATCACCGCGGGCCCGGTTCCGAAGACCGGCGCACTCGGCCCGATGATCTCGCACTACTGCCGCGACCCCGACGGGAATCTCGTCGAGGTCGCCAGCTATTCGGCCCGCGATTAG
- a CDS encoding SRPBCC family protein → MTQVQVFADVHRSADSMWRELGSFQSIARWHPMLTGAEGEGEEPGATRTLVTRDGLRWVERLTERDAAQRLYRYDAESTELPITDFRGELRIREGRPHRCTVIWTAQFTVTNGDEKSVSDNVREFFRAGARAIEKEYAARPVTVLRRRARTLTRRR, encoded by the coding sequence ATGACTCAGGTGCAGGTGTTCGCCGACGTCCACCGCAGTGCAGATTCGATGTGGCGCGAGCTCGGTTCGTTTCAGAGCATCGCGCGCTGGCATCCGATGCTCACCGGGGCCGAGGGCGAGGGCGAGGAGCCGGGTGCGACGCGGACGTTGGTGACCCGCGACGGGTTGCGATGGGTGGAGCGGTTGACCGAACGCGACGCCGCGCAACGGCTCTACCGGTATGACGCAGAGTCCACTGAGTTGCCGATCACCGACTTTCGCGGCGAGCTGCGGATTCGCGAGGGCCGACCCCACCGCTGCACCGTGATTTGGACGGCGCAGTTCACGGTCACCAACGGTGACGAGAAGAGCGTCAGCGACAACGTGCGTGAATTCTTCCGCGCAGGAGCGCGTGCGATCGAAAAGGAATACGCGGCAAGACCTGTCACGGTGTTGCGCCGCCGCGCGAGAACTCTGACCCGACGACGGTAG
- a CDS encoding F420-dependent biliverdin reductase gives MAKATTRLTNDALAFLTERHLAMLTTLRSDNSPHVVAVGFTFDPKTHIARVITTGGSQKAVNAQERGVAVLSQVDGARWLSLEGKSTVNTEAEAVRDAELRYAQRYRTPRVNPKRVVIEVRIERVLGSSDLLDRAED, from the coding sequence ATGGCGAAGGCAACCACCCGGCTCACCAACGACGCGCTGGCGTTTCTCACCGAACGGCATTTGGCCATGTTGACGACGCTGCGTTCGGACAATTCACCGCATGTCGTCGCGGTAGGTTTCACCTTCGATCCCAAGACCCACATCGCCAGGGTCATCACCACGGGCGGCTCCCAGAAGGCGGTGAATGCCCAGGAGCGCGGCGTCGCGGTGCTGAGCCAGGTCGACGGCGCGCGGTGGCTGTCACTGGAAGGCAAGTCGACCGTCAACACCGAGGCCGAGGCGGTGCGCGACGCTGAACTGCGCTACGCGCAGCGATATCGCACGCCGCGGGTCAACCCCAAGCGTGTGGTGATCGAGGTCCGCATCGAGCGGGTGCTCGGGTCGTCGGATCTGCTGGACCGCGCCGAGGATTAG